CTACGGACTGACCCGCCCGAGCGGCCTGCTGGCGCCCACCGGCACGTTGGCCGGCGCGACCAGCACCGGCTGGAGCCACCGCATCGCCACCGGCGTGCCGACCCTGGCCGATTCGGGCGTGTTGCTGGTCAGCGGCCTGCTGCAGGGCCTGGGCGCGCCGGTCACCACCTCGATCCCGCTGGTGACCCGCAGTGGCGCCGCGGTCTGGGCCGGCCCGGCGTATGCCAGCACCAAGCGCCTGGCCGGCAGCCCGTCCCTGCGCGTGACCGTGACCCCGAGCCAGGCCAACGTGTCGCTGTTCGCCTACCTCTACAGCATGGACGGCCTGGGTGTGGGGAAATTGCTCACCCATGCGCCGTACTCGCTGCGCAACGCGACCCCGGGCGTGGCGACCACGATCGATCTGCCGCTGCAGGCGACCGCCGCCGAGATCCCGGCCGGCAACCGCCTGGTGCTGGTGGTCGACACCACCGATCCGCGCTACACCTCGGCCAGCCGCTTCGGCGGCAGCGTCAGCTTCAGTTCGCCGGCGGCGGCGCCGTCGAGCCTGAGCGTGCCGCTGCACTGAATGTGCGTGTGACGGAAAGGCCGGCGCGATGCCGGCCTTTCCTGTATCCGGCCGCCAGCCCGTGGCGGAAATTACGCGGAATTTACGCCGCGACCGGCGTCGGCCGATAGCGACTTTACGGCCCCGCGCCGGAACATGACCAGGTCGGCGGAACGGTTCCGCCCTGGACCTCACGTCATGCGTTCCCCGCTTCCCCGCATCGCCCGCCGGCCCATGTCGCGCGGCGCGCTCGCGCTTTCCCTGCTTGCCTGCGCGGCATCGGCGCACGCCGCCAGCGTCAGTGGCAACGCCACGCTGACCAGCGACTATGTCTGGCGCGGCAGCACCCAGAGCGACGGCGATCCCGCCGTGCAGGCCGGCCTGGCGCTGGCCGCCGACAACGGCGCATACGCGTCGCTGTGGGCTTCGTCGATCAAGTTCGACAGCGCCCCGCACGCCAGCACCGAAGTCGACGGCGTGCTCGGCTGGCGCGGCCAGTGGACGCCGGACTGGGCCTGGGACGCGAACCTGACCCGCTACCAATACCCCTCGGCCGCCGCGCTGAACTGGACCGAGCTGGGCGCGACCGTGACCTGGAAGCAGCGCGTGTGGGCGCAGCTCGGCTGGTCCGACGACGCGCTGGCCAGCGACAGCACCGGCACCTATGCGCAGCTCGGCGCGCGCTATCCGTTCAACGAGCGCTTCCGCGTCGAGGCGGCGGTCGGCCATTACTGGCTCGCCCGCGGCTACGCCGACAGCTACAGCCATGGCTTGGTCAGCGCGGTGTTCGCCCTGCCCAGCGGCCGCCAGGGCGGCCCCGGGCTGGAGCTGCGGCTGACCGCGCACGACAGCGACCGCGCCGCCGAGCGGCTGTTCCCCGGCATGGCCGGCGCGCGCGTCGAAGCCGCGCTGCAAGCCACGTTCTGATTCCCTAGGAGAGATGACATGCCGACCTGGCTATCGCTGATCTGCGGCGTGGCGGTGATCGTCGCCGCCGGCTACCTGCTGTACGTGATTCTGCGTCCCGAAGACTTCTGAGCCGAGACCGCCGACATGATCGATACATTGCTTGTCTATGCGCTGGCGCTGCTGCTCGGCTGGCCGCTCGGCCTGTACCTGTCCAAGGTGATGCGCGGTGCGCCGATGCGCAGCGACGCGCTGTTCGGCTGGATCGAGCGGCCGTTGTACCGGCTGCTCGGCACCGATCCGGCGCAGGGCATGAGCTGGCGCGGCTACGCTGCCGCGTTCCTGGCCAGCAACCTGGTGCTGGGCGTGCTGGTGTTCGCGCTGTTCGTCACCCAGGCCTGGCTGCCGCTGAATCCCGACGCGGTGCCGAACATGCGCTGGGACACCGCGCTGCACACCATGGTCTCGTTCCTGACCAACACCAACCAGCAGCACTACTCCGGCCAGGCGCAGCTGTCGTACCTGTCGCAGGCGGTGGGCGTGGTCGGGTTGCAGTTCGTCACCCCGATGATGGGCCTGGCGCTGGTGGTGGCGACGTTGCGTGCATTGTTCGGTGGGCGAGCGGCCGCAGCGAACGGCGGTTCGCAGACTGCGACGCTCAGCGTCGACGAGGCCGACGTCGGCAACTACTGGGCCGACGTGATC
This sequence is a window from Xanthomonas sp. CFBP 8443. Protein-coding genes within it:
- a CDS encoding TorF family putative porin, with translation MRSPLPRIARRPMSRGALALSLLACAASAHAASVSGNATLTSDYVWRGSTQSDGDPAVQAGLALAADNGAYASLWASSIKFDSAPHASTEVDGVLGWRGQWTPDWAWDANLTRYQYPSAAALNWTELGATVTWKQRVWAQLGWSDDALASDSTGTYAQLGARYPFNERFRVEAAVGHYWLARGYADSYSHGLVSAVFALPSGRQGGPGLELRLTAHDSDRAAERLFPGMAGARVEAALQATF
- a CDS encoding potassium-transporting ATPase subunit F, whose amino-acid sequence is MPTWLSLICGVAVIVAAGYLLYVILRPEDF